The genomic DNA GTAGCCACCCTGGCTAATGGGATGAGCCTGCAGACTGCGGTAGAAGATGTAAATATCCTTTGAGtgaggggccaggccagggctcggggGCTAGTGACCCCCAGGGCCGGCCGGTaacttcttccccccccctccccccgctcgtTCCCAGCACTGACTGGTGACACCCCACCCCCGACCCTTCCCCCAtttctgctgcccccccccccccgggccttgCCCTGCCCTATCCCGGGGCagcccgcccccaaccccccctctgGAGTCAGATAAACCATGGGGAGGGGGACCAAAGGGATCCAggacaccccccatccccatcccagctcaGAGCATCTGCCCCCTCCGCAGGCAGGTTGTGACCCATTGCTCAGCCCTAAGGGGGGCAGCGTGTgtctgctgggggcgggggggctttcTGCAGGGCGGTCCCATAGGGAGCTCCTAGGGCCCTGTGTTCTGTATGGGGGTTACTGGCTGGGAGTCTGTGAGGGGGGCGGGTAGCTGCCGGGGGGCTGTGCATGGTTGGACCTCGGGGGGGCAAGGCAGTAGCTGTTGGCTCTGTGCCTGGCGGGGGGGCTTTGTGCttgggtggggggctgtgtcctgggggggggggcaggtggctgcaggggagggagggggggatccAGTAATTCCCCAGGTTCCTTAACTTGGTCTCCAGCTcctgcagtgcattgtgggtgcGGTCGGTGGGGGAACGGAGGTGGGGCTCGGGGAGACCCAGCTCTGCGGGGGGCTGGAAtgggggggctcgggggctaCGCGTCCTAGCCCCGCATTGTTCCTGCCAAGCAGACGTGCACTGGGCCccaccaggggagggggcaggatggggggccgGGTCCCCTGACGCCAAGCcttcagcccagccccccagagtGGTGCTGTCTggtgccagggggctctgcatgggggGTGATGACGCTACGTGGGGCCTGgtgttggggatgtggggggggctaCAGGCTGGGTCTGTGGGGCAGGTCATAGAGGGTGGATACTGGCTGGACTGGGTCTGTGGGGCTGATGTCGGAGCTGGGGGGTGGATACAGGCCGGGCTGGGCCTGTGGGGCTGATGTGGGGGCTGGGTACTGGCCGGGCTGCGTCTGTGGGGCTGATGTGGGGGCTGGTACCGGCCGGGCTGGGCCTGTGGGGCTGATGTGGGGGCTGGATACCGGCTGGGCTGGGCCTGTGGGGCTGATGTGGGGGCTGGGCACCGGCCGGGCTGGGCCTGTGGGGCTGATGTCGGAGCTGGGGGGTGGAtacaggctgggctgggcctgtGGGGCTGATGTCGGAGCTGGGGGCTGGTACCGGCCGGGCTGGGCCTGTGGGGCtgatgtgggggctggggggtggataCAGGCTGGGCTGGGTCTGGGGGGCTGATGGGGGGGCCCTGTGGCTCAGCCCCATCCCTGTGGTGTGTTTGGGAGCATCTGTCTGACcgtagcccccgccccccaggtgtCCTGCCCCCAGGCTGAGAGCAGCGTGAAGCCCACGGCCGAGGAGATGACGTCCAAGGATTATTACTTCGACTCCTACGCCCACTTCGGCATCCACGAGGTCAGTGCGGGAGGGGAGGGTGCGCTCCAGGGCCGCGGGTTGGGGGCAGAGGTTTCCGTGGGGTACGTGGCTTCGTGGGCACATCCCTGCCACCTGTCCCCATCCCTACCAGGAGGAACTGGAGGATGAGGTGCACTGGGTGGGGTTGGGTGGCTCCCTTCctcccaggaggtgctgcaggacaAGGCATTTGGGGTTGGGGGGCCCCAGCTGACCCCCATATCCCCCAAGTGATGCTGAAGGATGAGAGGCGTGGGGTTGGGGGCCCCGTATGCCCCCAGGAGACGCTGAAGGACGAGGGGCGTGGGGAGTGggctgggtggggttggggggcccCCGCTGACCCCCATATCCCCCCAGGAGATGCTGAAGGACGAGGGGCGTGGGGAGTGggctgggtggggttggggggcccCCGCTGACCCCCATATCCCCCCAGGAGATGCTGAAGGACGAGGGGCGTGGGGAGTGggctgggtggggttggggggcccccgctgaccccctgtccctcccacagGAGACGCTGAAGGATGAGGGGCGTGGGGAGTGggctgggtggggttggggggcccccgctgaccccctgtccctcccacagGAGACGCTGAaggatgaggggtgtggggagtgggctgggtggggttggggggcccCCGCTGACCCCCATATCCCCCCAGGAGATGCTGAAGGACGAGGTTCGCACTCTGACCTACAGAAACTCCATGTTCCACAACCGGCACCTCTTCAAGGACAAGGTGGTTCTGGACGTGGGCAGCGGCACTGGGATTCTCTGCATGTTCGCGGCCAAGGCGGGCGCCAAGCGGGTCATCGGGGTGAGTcccgggccccctgcccccttgctgcccagctggggctcccctcccgcttccctgccctgggccccccaggCGTTTCCTAGCaccatagggctggaaggggcctcgcGAGGGCTcctgtccagtcccctgcactcagggcaggactcgGTATTGTCTAGACGGCCCCTGacgggtttgtccaacctgctcgtAACGATCCCCAACGACGGCGATTCCGCCACCTCCCCGGGCGATTTATTCCAGAGCTTCCCCACCCGACAGGCAGGACGTTTCTCCAGCCGAACCCTCCCGGGCTACAggttaagcccgttgcttcttgtccgaTCCTCAGATGTTAACGAGAACgatcttctccctcctccttggaaCAACCTTTTACCAACTTGTGGCTTCtcgtctccagactaaacaaaccccagttttcagtcttcccccatagcTCACGTTTTCTAGACTTgtccatcatttttgttgctcttctctggactgtctccaatttgtccacatctttcctgaaatgtggcacccagaactggacacaatcctCCAGTTGAGACCATGTCAGTGcagagcagagcggaagaattatttctcgtgtctcgcttacaacactcctgctaatacatcccagaatgatgttctcttcttacataagaacggccacactgggtcagaccaaaggtccatccagcccagtgtcctgtctgccggcagtggccagtgccaggtgccccagagggagtgaacccaacaggcaatgatcaagtggatggcaggagagagagagatcatctCTACCCTCTGACAGAGGCTGGGGCCACCATTCCTACCCAgcctggctattagccattgatggacttaacctctgtgaatttatccagttctcttttaaaccctgttctagtcccggccttcacaacctcctcaggcaaggagctccacaggttgactgtgtgctgcgtgaagaagaacttcctttcatttgttttaaacctgctgctcattcatttcatttggtgacccctagttcttgtattatgggaacaagtaaatcacttttccttcttcactttctccacataataataattggagctataccaatctcctagaactggaagggaccttgaaaggtcaagtccagccccctgccttcactagcaggaccaatttttgccccagatccctaagcggcctcctcaaggattgaactcacaaccctgggtttagcaggccaatgctcaaaccactgagctatccctccccccctaggacgattttatagacctctgtcatatccccccttagtctcctcttttccaagctgaaaagtcccagcctctttcatctctcctcatacaggacccgttccaaaccccgaATCGTTTTAGTTGctgttctctgaaccttttctagtgctagtagATCTTTttggaggtgaggagaccacatctgtacacagtattcgagatgtgggcgtaccatggatttctataagggcaataagatattctccatcttattctctatccctttttgaatgattctgAACATCCTCTTTTTTTGTcggccgctgcacactgcgtggacgtcttcagagaactatccacgatggctccaagatctctttcctgattagttgtagctaaattagcccccatcatgttgtatgtatagttggggttattttgttgcccaatcacttagttttgtgggatctttttgaagttcttcacaatctgctttgctcttaactatcttgagcagtttagtatcatctgcaaactttgccacctcactgtttacccctttctccagatcatttatgaatacgttgactAGGATTGGTCctagcactgacccttggggaacaccactagttacccctctccattctgaaaacttaccattaattcctaccctttgttccctgtcttttaaccagttctcagtccatgaaaggaccttccctcttatcccatagcAACTTAATTTacgcaagagcctttggtgagggaccttgtcaaaggctttctggaaatctaagtacactatgtccactggatcccccttgtccacatgtttgttgaccccttcaaagaattccaatagattagtaagacacggtttccctttacagaaaccatgttgacttttgcccaacaatttgttcttctacgtgtctgacaattttattctttaatattgtttcagctaatttgcccggtactgacgttagacttaccagtctgtaattgccagggtcgcctctagagccctttttaaatattggcgttacattagctaacttccagtcattgggtaccggaGCTGATTTAATGGAcgggttacaaaccctagttaatagttctgcaatttcacatttgagttctttcagaacccttgggtgaatgccatctggtcccggtgactggtTACTGTTacgtttatcaattaattccaaaacctcctctagtgacacttcaatctgtgacagttcctcagatttgtcacctccaaaagccagctcaggtttgggaatctccctaacatgcTCAGccgagaagactgaagcaaagagtccatttagtttctccgcaatgactttaccGTCTTTAAGCGCTGTTTGggtctcgatcgtccaggggccccactggttgtttagcagacgtcctgcttctgatgtacataaaaaagaaaaatttggTTGTTATCTTTTTTGCAACTGCGTtaccctgttgactcatatttagcttgtgatccacgctgacccccagatccctttgtgCAGGACCCATTGTGTGTGCGACTGATGGTTCCTTCCGAAGTGGGGCATgttgcatttgtcctcattgaatttcaccccgtttacttcagaccatttctccagttcgtccagatcattttgaatttcagtccTCTCCTCTGAAGCGCTTGCAGCCccgcccagcttggtatcgtccacagaCTGTGTCCGTGTCCTCTCTGTGCCCGTATCTGAATCGTTGgtgaagacattgaacagaaccggacgcagacccgatccctgcgggaccccacccGTTAcgtccttccagcctgactgtgaacccCTGATAGCCACCCTCGGGGAACAGTTGGCACCCGTTTCTCTCCTCCcggggccccacccccaatctcccCGTTCCGCCCCTAACCCCACGGCGGGGCCTTGCTGTTGGGGTTCATCTCTGAGGGGGGATGTCGTCTCTCCACTGACCCCTGGCTCCCCCTGCAGATCGAGTGCTCCAGCATCTCCGACTACGCCGTCAAAATCGTCAAAGCCAACAAGCTGGACCATGGTGagtgggagccccctgcccccactccctctccctcagGAGCTCCTCAGACCCCCCCGTCTTTCCTGGGGCGCTGCCTCCTCGGAACCTCCTGCCCTCATCCCTGGAGTCCCCCGGAATCCCCTGGGGCGTCCCCCTGCTCCTAcgccctctcccccagagccctcCCTGGAGCCACTCCCCCCATTGCCCCCCGGAGCCTCGCTCGGCCTGGTCATGGTTCCTCCCACCTCGACCAGGGCGGCTCTCCCCACAGGGCCcccgccctgcacccccataACAGGAACCAACAGCTCATCCCCTCGCAGCCCCGGGGGTCTGCGTCCATCCTCCCCAgagccttccccctgccccacggctggcCCATCCCCCGTGCTGAGACccccgtcccctcctcccccacgtcTGGCCCATCCCCCGCACTGAGacccaccccccccatcccctcccctgcagtggtGTCCATCATCAAGGggaaggtggaggaggtggagctgCCGGTGGAGAAGGTCGACATCATCATCAGCGAGTGGATGGGCTACTGCCTCTTCTACGAGTCCATGCTCAACACCGTCATCTACGCCCGCGACAAGTGGCTGGTGGGTCCCCGCgggcccccttccctgccccccacccacctgccatGGGGTCAGATGGGAGCCGATTCCCtcggaggggacaggccctgggtcccattccccgagccagccagtccctacCTTGGGAGTGGGtcagagccggcgccccccagaggggacaggcccctttccctgcccccctgagccagccagtccctgccctggggccggatgggagctggcgccccccagaggggacaggcccctttccctgccccccctgagccaggcggttcctgccctggggctgggtgggacctggcgccccctagaggggacaggcagcCAGTGGGTGAGgccctgtgttcagttctggggaCCCTGTGTCTAGGTGCTGTGGGGGAAACAGGGATTTTAGGGGCTGACACTCAGTGACCCCCCATCTGTCTCCCCAGACCCCCGACGGACTCATCTTCCCTGACCGGGCCACCCTGTACGTCACGGCCATTGAGGACCGGCAGTACAAGGACTACAAGATCCACTGTGAGTGGGGGGGGCTCAGTGTCCTCAGGGCGCCGGGCCTGGTggctctgcctgggggggggctgaACTCGGGGTGTTACtgtcgctcggggggggggggctggggagggccctGTCTCTCTGTCCTGGGCGGGGGGGTGTCCCGCGCCGCCTGCGGGGTCTGACTGCGGCTCCTCCCCGGTGACGGGGATCCCGGGGGAGCCCCACGGAGGTTCCTCAGTTAGGGTGAACCCCAAGGAATGGGGCGGACGGGATTTCCCACACCAGCCACCACGGCTTCGGTTACCCCTCCCTGGCCGCCCCGAGTTCCCTCAGCCCCAGTGGTGTTCGACCCGGGGGGCGCGACCCACGCCTGGGAGTGAAGGCGCCTGGACGCggcggcggctctggtcagcaccgttAAAAGTCCAGGCATCGGTGCCGCCCGGCTCCGAGTCCCGACCTGTTCGGAgacccccacttcgtcacacccccgCCTCCAGCGCTGGCTCTgctctcccattggccggttcccaggcaatgggggccgggggggcggtgcctgcgggcgggAGCCGCCTCCGCcgaggagctggacctgctgctggctgcttccggggcacagcgcggTCTGCGGTGCCTGGAGAGGCAGGAagcctccctctgcacccctgtgcgccgctgactgggaggtaaccccctgccccagccctgacccccccaaaaccagagccccctcctgcaccccaaactcctcagctCCAGTCCCACCCCAaggcctgcacccccagcccagagccctgaccccccccaaaaccagagccccctcctgcaccccaaactcctcagccccagtcccaccccagagcctgcacccccagcccagagcccctgctccaacccagagccccctcccacagcctgaacccctcagccccaccctgcagctctCATCCCCGCATCCCAGTTCtgagcccctccctcaccccaaactcctcatccccagtcccaccccaaactcctcatccccagcccggagccctgacccccctaaaaccagagccccctccaccccaaactcctcatccccagttccaccccaaagcctgcacccccagcccagagccctgaccccctgctccaatccagagccccctcctgcaccccaaactcctcagccccaccctgcagccctcatccCCGCACCCCAGTTCTgagctcctcctgcaccccaaactcctcatcccctgtcccaccccaaagcctgcacccctcattcccagccccaccctgcagccctcatccccacactccaaacccctcatccccagctccggtgggtcacgggcatcaactgTTTTCTTCAATGAGTCCCCGGAAAAAAAGTTTGAACGTTCCTGGGTTAAAGCAACGGGGCCTCAGGCCTCCCGCCAGACACCCACCCAGGCGTGCTGGGGATCACTGAACATCGTATTCATCATAGGAGAGAGTTCCACCGACCCCAAAGGATCCGACACgtcacctcccaggttaatgaatgtgcCAAGATCTTCCCCAAATACGCACGTTCAGCCGAGCCTCATTAACAAAACAAACGTTTATTAAAGAAACGAGAGAATTTGTGGAAAGGTCGGTGCACGGGCAGGCGTGAGCGCAGCTCCGAGCTCGGGTTCCTAGCAGAGGCGATGAGCTCGGTAGCCGCGAAGCATTGGTACAGAATTAGTCCGTAGGTTATAGTCCAGTGGCCGAATTCAGGGTGATCCCGACcggactgcaggtctgggtggtggtTTAAGCTTCCCCTGCAGGAAGCATCAAGCAGATCGGAGAGAGAAAGATCAGGACACGGGGGGTTCTTAGCCCGTGGAGCCTTTGAGGTAGCCCCGTTTCCCGGGAATTAGCTACCCTGATTAACATAAGGCAGTCGATCCATAGAGACAGTGATTTCATCCAGAgcttcatctaaatgttaatattcccttttgatctctgaatcagcAGCCATAGCGACAGACAGGAGCCGTCTGTTTGCGGGGCTAACACCTCATCAGATATATGTGTAAACACACAATTAGTGTCGCCTCCAAGTCTCTAACAATCCAGGTTTGCAGTGAGTTGGCGCCTATCTAgcatggaatggccctaattaccgtTTACACGCTTTCCTAAGGTCCTTTCTCCCGCAGGGGGTTTAACCCTTTGTGGCCCCGCGTCACACTGTGTATAAGATGCGTTGCCGTTACAGCCACGGCTTGGTCCCTCCTCTGATCCGATAACGTCTCATCCCCCAGGGTGGGAGAACGTCTATGGCTTCGACATGTCCTGCATCAAGGACGTGGCCATCAAGGAGCCGCTGGTGGACGTGGTGGATCCAAAGCAGCTGGTCACCAACGCCTGCCTCATCAAGGTGCAGCGCGGAGGGGGGGgccagtgggggcggggctgtcagGAACACGTGCAAGGGGGTGGATGCCAGGAGAGACAATCCCAGCCTGTGGCACTCCCTGCCACTGGATGGCACTGGGACGGagaggcccccccgccccaggggctccccaggcagggcctGGCGTTGGGGGTGGGATTGCTCTGGGGAGTGGGCGGCGGTGCCGGGGGGCCCGGCGGCGGTGGGTGTGGGGGCCGCGCTGACCCCGCTCTCCCGCAGGAGGTGGACATCTACACGGTGAAGGTGGAGGACCTGACGTTCACCTCGCCCTTCTGCCTGCAAGTGAAACGCAACGACTACATCCACGCGCTCGTGGCGTATTTCAACATCGAGTTCACCCGCTGCCACAAGCGCACGGGCTTCTCCACCAGtacgagggggcggggccagaggctggcagtgggggcggggcttggggagggggcggggctggggaggggccaaaggctggcagtgggggcggggcttggggaggggatgtgggggaggggccaaaggctggaactgggggtggggcttggggagggggcggggccaaaggctggaactgggggtgggacccccccccctgctgacgccctgcccccccaggcccgGAGTCGCCCTACACCCACTGGAAGCAGACGGT from Mauremys mutica isolate MM-2020 ecotype Southern chromosome 15, ASM2049712v1, whole genome shotgun sequence includes the following:
- the PRMT1 gene encoding protein arginine N-methyltransferase 1 isoform X1, translating into MAEATNCTMENFVATLANGMSLQTAVEDVSCPQAESSVKPTAEEMTSKDYYFDSYAHFGIHEEMLKDEVRTLTYRNSMFHNRHLFKDKVVLDVGSGTGILCMFAAKAGAKRVIGIECSSISDYAVKIVKANKLDHVVSIIKGKVEEVELPVEKVDIIISEWMGYCLFYESMLNTVIYARDKWLTPDGLIFPDRATLYVTAIEDRQYKDYKIHWWENVYGFDMSCIKDVAIKEPLVDVVDPKQLVTNACLIKEVDIYTVKVEDLTFTSPFCLQVKRNDYIHALVAYFNIEFTRCHKRTGFSTSPESPYTHWKQTVFYMEDYLTVKTGEEIFGTISMKPNAKNNRDLDFTIDLDFKGQLCELSCSTDYRMR
- the PRMT1 gene encoding protein arginine N-methyltransferase 1 isoform X2; protein product: MAEATNCTMEVSCPQAESSVKPTAEEMTSKDYYFDSYAHFGIHEEMLKDEVRTLTYRNSMFHNRHLFKDKVVLDVGSGTGILCMFAAKAGAKRVIGIECSSISDYAVKIVKANKLDHVVSIIKGKVEEVELPVEKVDIIISEWMGYCLFYESMLNTVIYARDKWLTPDGLIFPDRATLYVTAIEDRQYKDYKIHWWENVYGFDMSCIKDVAIKEPLVDVVDPKQLVTNACLIKEVDIYTVKVEDLTFTSPFCLQVKRNDYIHALVAYFNIEFTRCHKRTGFSTSPESPYTHWKQTVFYMEDYLTVKTGEEIFGTISMKPNAKNNRDLDFTIDLDFKGQLCELSCSTDYRMR